Below is a genomic region from Lonsdalea populi.
CTACAAACGGAAGCAGCACTTTTTCCAGCAGGCCGGTGACGCCGCGGCCATGCGATGCCGCAATCGGATAAACTTCGCCGAGCCCCAGCGAATAGAAATCCGCCGTGCCGGTATCCACATCGATCCCGTCGATTTTGTTGGCGACCAGGAAGGTAGACTTTTGACGGTTGCGCAGATGCTGGGCGATCCCCAAGTCCGCCGGCATCAGCCCATCACGGGCGTCAACCATGAACAGGACGATATCCGCTTCTTCAATCGCCAGCAGAGACTGGTCGGCCATGCGTGTTTCAACGCCTTCTTCACTACCGTCAATACCGCCTGTATCGATGATAATGAACTCATTTCCTTCCACCTCGGCACGACCATACTTGCGGTCACGCGTCAGCCCAGGGAAATCCGCCACCAATGCGTCACGAGTACGCGTCAAGCGGTTAAACAGCGTGGATTTCCCCACATTCGGGCGCCCGACCAGCGCGACGACAGGTATCATTGTTACAACCTCATTGCTTATATTTCAATTCGTTACAGCAAGCTAAGCTGGCTGATCATAAAAGACGAAACGGCTCCTGATAGCGTCAGGAGCCGTTCGACAGGTCGAAGGTCTTTCTAGCGCCTTCGCCCGGAGTAAAACACGTGTGCTAGCGCGTAAAGGCGTAAACCTCGCCGCCTTTAGCCTGAATCAGCAACTTATCGCTGGCCACCACAGGGTTGCTCAGGAAGCCGGAGCTATCCACTTTCTGCTGAGAGACGAAACGGCCATCGGTCGTATTGACCCAATGCGTGTACCCTTCTGCGTCCCCAACCACCAGATAACCATTGTACAGAGCCGGGGCCGTCAGATTACGGTACAACAGCTCGCTCTGACGCCAGATGCTCACGCCGCCGTTGGTACTCAAGGCCACGATACGGTCATCCTGATCGACCAGATAGATGCGGTCGCCGTCAACGATGAAGTCATTCACCGAGCCCAGCTCGCGTTTCCATAAAACCTGTCCGGAGCGCAGGTCCAGCGCCGTCAGGTTGCCGTGGTAACCCAGCGCATACACGACTTCGCCGACGATGACCGGCGTGGTATCGACGTCGTTCAGACGATCGATTTCGGTGGCACCGCTCGGCTGAGAAATACGCTGCTGCCAGATCAGCTGGCCTTGGTTGATCATCACGGCGCTGACGCGGCCGTTGTCGCCGCCAACGATGGCCGCGCCGAATGCGGTCGCCGCAGCAGACTCGCCACGTACCGACAATGCCGGCATATCGAGGTTCACCGTCCACTTAACGGCACCGTCGGCTTCGTTCAGCGCCTGCAGCATACCATTGCCGGTATGCACCAGCACTACGCCATCGCTGACAACCGGATGGGAAGTGACTTCCCCAGCGACCGGCGTCTCCCAAACCTGCGAGCCGTCTTCGGCATTCAGGGCGAACATCTTCGCTCTTTCGCTGCCGACGTAAACGTGATTACCGGCAATCGATACGCCGCCGGACAGCAGCGCCGGACGATTCGCCGACAACAGCCCAGTCTTCTCAGACAGGTCCGCCTTCCATTTTTCTTCGCCGTTGCTCAAATCCAGCGCTTTGACCGTACCGCGGCGTTCGGCAGCATAAACACGGCTGTCCTGCCAGGCCGGACGCAGGTTGGAATAGAATTCACCGGTACCACTGCCGATGGAACGACTCCAGACTTTCGTCGGCGTGAACTGGTTCTCTACCTGCGGCAGAGGGGACATTTTAACGACGTCCTCTTCACGGTCGAATAGCGAACAGCCGCTCAGCAGGGCGGTTGAAACCAGTCCTACCAAAAGTGTTTTACGCAATTGCATGGAATTCCTCTTAGCTGGACAGGTTGTTCAGTTTCATTCGTAACAGGGCCTGCAACCCCTGAGGAGGCTGAGACTCGATGCCTTTTTCATACGCACTGCGCGCGCCCTGATTATCGCCTTTGCTGACCAGAACGTCGCCGCGAACGTCTGCAACCATAGCGCCCCAGCCTTCAGTCTTGATGGCATCCAGCGTTTTCAGCGCATCATCCGCTTTTTTCTGCGCAAGCTGTACCCGCGCCAGGCGTAGGTTAATCAATGTTTGCAGGTCGTCGTTATTGCTCTGAGAGAGAGCCTGGGTCAGTTGCTGCTCTGCTTTGGCGAAATCTTTCAGTTCGGCATAGTGAGCCGCCAGCTCCAAAGAAGCGAGCGCGCCGTAGTTGTTTTTGTTACCGGCAGCAAACGCTTCTACCGCCGTGGTGCCCTTGCCTGTCGTCAGCGTTTCGCTGGCCTGCTGATAGGCCGCCGATGTTGCCATCGCGCTATTATCCTGATGACTTTGCCAGAAACGCCAGCCCACCAGCGCCCCGATCCCCAGGACCACACCGACGGCCAACGCTTTGCCGTTTTCTCTCAGGAAACGTCTCAGCGCGTCAACCTGTTCATTCTCAGTGGTATAGACTTCCACGGTGTCTTTCTCCTCAATCCAGTAGCGTCGTCAGCCGGGCTGCAACGTCAGCCTGCGCCAGAGTTTCTTGTTCGCCGCTGGACAAGTTTTTCACTACTGCTTGTCCTGCCGCGACTTCATTTTCGCCTAGCACCAGAGCGACTCGCGCCCCGCTTTTATCCGCACGGGCAAACTGCTTTTTAAAATTGCCGCCGCCAAAATTGGTCATCAGCTTCAATCCAGGCATCTCATCACGCAGCGATTCCGCCAGCAGCATAGCCGCACTCTGGGTCCCCGCGCCGGAAGAAATGACGTAAACGTCCACGCCCGGTAGCGCTTTGAACTCCGGATTGACCGTTTGAACCAGCAGCGCCAGACGCTCTAAGCCCATTGCGAAACCGACCGCAGGCGTACTGGAACCGCCCAACTGTTCCACCATGCCGTCGTAACGTCCACCGCCGCACACGGTACCTTGCGAACCGAGGCTGGTGGTCACCCATTCAAAGACGGTGCGATTGTAATAATCCAGCCCACGGACCAGGCGCGGATTGACCTTATATGGGATGCTCGCCTGCGTTAAAAGTTCACACAGGCCATCAAAATGCTCGCGAGATTCATCGTCGAGGTAATCGGTCAAGACCGGCGCGTCGTTCAACAGCGTTTGCACATCGCGATTTTTAGAATCCAGTACGCGCAGAGGATTAGTGTACATACGACGCTTGCAGTCTTCGTCCAGGACATCCTGATGCTGTTCCAGAAACGCAATCAGCGCCTCACGGTAACGCGCGCGCGCTTCCAGCGAACCAATGGAGTTGAGTTCCAGCGAAACGTGTTCGCCGATACCCAGCTCACGCCACCAGCGCGCCGTCATCATGATCATTTCGGCATCAATATCCGGGCCTTTCAGGCCGAAGACTTCGCAACCGAGCTGATGGAACTGGCGATAGCGGCCCTTCTGCGGACGTTCGTGACGGAACATCGGCCCGGTGTACCACAGGCGCTGTTCCTGATTGTAAAGAATGCCATGCTCGATGCCTGCGCGGACGCAGCTTGCCGTGTTCTCAGGACGTAGCGTCAGGCTGTCGCCGTTACGGTCCTCGAACGTGTACATCTCTTTTTCTACGACGTCGGTCACTTCACCAATAGCGCGCTTGAACAGAGAGGTCTGCTCAACGATAGGCGTGCGAATTTCGCTATAACCATAGCTGGCAAGGACCTGTTTCAGGCTGCCTTCAATGCGTTGCCACAAAGCCGTCTCGGCCGGCAGGTAGTCGTTCATGCCTCGGATGGCTTGAATATTTTTTGCCACGTCAGTTCTCTAATCCATTGTCTCGAAAATAGGCCCGATTATAGGGGGAACGGCACTGCGGCATCAATGCGTGGCCATCGCCGTCGGGTTGCGAAGCTATCGAAGGACGGCATCTCGTGCGATGCCGCCACAGCCATTACTTATCGACCACGTTGATGGTAATGCGGTTACTCTCGTTCAATATCGCCGCTTTGGCGCGGATCTTCGACTCCAACTGGTCGATCATCTGTTCGTTGTCGAAACGCTCGCGCTGGCGAACACCGTCTTCATAAAAACCACTTTTCTTGTTGCCGCCGGTTACGCCCAGCGTCGACACCAACGCTTCGCCCGGCCCGTTAACCACGCAGCCGATAATCGATACGTCCATCGGCGTGATGATATCTTCCAGCCGCTGTTCCAGCGCGTTGACTGTACCAATCACGTCGAACTCCTGACGCGAGCAGGTTGGGCAGGCGATAAAATTGATGCCACGCGCGCGAATGCGCAGCGACTTCAAAATATCAAAACCGACTTTCACTTCCTCGACCGGGTCGGCCGCCAGCGAGATGCGCAGCGTATCGCCAATCCCTTCGGAGAGCAGCAGACCCAGACCAATGGCTGACTTCACCGCCCCACTTCGTGCGCCACCTGCTTCGGTGATTCCGAGATGCAGCGGCTGATCGATGCGGGAGGCCAGCAATCGGTAGGACTGGACGGCCAGGAAGACGTCTGAAGCCTTCACGCTGACTTTGAACTGGTCGAAGTTAAGCCGATCGAGAATATCGACGTGACGCATAGCGGATTCCAGCAGCGCTTCCGGCGTTGGCTCGCCGTACTTTTCCTGCAGATCCTTTTCCAGTGAACCGGCGTTGACGCCGATACGAATAGGGATGTTGTTGTCCCGTGCGCAGTCCACGACCGAGCGAATACGCTCTTCGTTACCGATATTGCCGGGGTTGATGCGCAGGCAATCCACGCCGTACTCAGCAACTTTCAGTGCAATGCGATAGTCAAAGTGAATATCCGCCACCAGCGGCACATTCACCTGCTGTTTGATCAACTTGAATGCCTCGGCGGCATCCATAGTGGGTACGGAAACGCGAACGATATCGACGCCCACGCGTTCTAACGCTTTGATTTGATTTACCGTTGCTTCAACATTCGTTGTGCGGGTGTTCGTCATCGACTGCACTGCGATCGGCGCGCCGTCACCGACGGGCACCTTACCAACGTAAATGCGCTTTGATTTGCGACGGGTTATGGGTGCGGGGTTATTCACAACTTCACCTCCAAAATGCCGCTACCAGCCGGAAAATTATTGGCCGGCCAGCGTTAAACGTGCAACCTGATTACTTCTGACGTACTGGCTCAAATCCACCGGTTTGCCCTGATACTGAATCTGTACAGCAGCAGGCGCGCCGATTTTGAGTCGATAAGGAGGTTGTCCACTCAGATTCAGCGAACCGCCGTTGCGTTGCATACCGCTGAACAGCTTTTTGCCGGTGCTGTCCACCACTTCCAGCCAACAGTCCGCAGAGAACGACATCGCTAATACATTCGATGCAGGCATAGAAGGCGCCGGAGTCTCGACGGCCGGAGCCATAGAGGATGGCGCAGGAGAAGGCTGAGCCGGGGACGCCGTCTGTGCGGGAGCCGGCGTGACAGGAGCAACCGGCGCAGGCGGATTCGTCGTTGGCATAGCGGTTGTTGCCGAAGACGCATCGGCAGGCGGCGTCGCTTCGGTAGCGGCACCACTGGTGGCGCTATCGTCCGGTACGACCGAGTCCGGTTCGCCATCGCTCAAATCCAGCGGCTGTCCATCCTGCGAAGTCTGCGTAGCGTTCGCATGATCGACCATGGAATTAATTTCCTGCTGCTGCGCCTGATGATTCTGCCACCACCAGGCGACCGTCAACCCCAATACCCCCAGCAAAATTAGCCAGGTGAAGGTCATCAGCCATCCGTCGCGCTTTTTGCGACTTTTGCCCAGCGCAAGGTGCTGCATAGGGGAAACGTTAGAGGCGCAACTCGCCACCACGTGTTTTTCCAGCATCGGCAGCAGCTCATCTTCGGGCAGATGCACCAGCTTGGCGTAAGAACGGATATATCCACGCAGGAATGTCGGAGCAAGGCCGGCAGGCGTGTTGTCTTCTTCGATCTCACGAACGGTGGAGACTTTCAGGCATAATCTCTCTGCGACGAGTTGCTGCGACAACCCTAAGCTTTCACGCGCCTGACGCAGTCGCTCCCCAGGAGTGACTGTGGGTGATGCTGTTTTATCTTGATTGGCTTCAGTATTCATTAGCTAAGAACTGCTGGTACTGTTTAGATTGTGGAAAACTTCGCGCCAACATCGCACCGTAACGCTTCGCGTCATCGGTATCCCCCGCCAGCGCGGCGAAACGAATCTGTAGCCATAAACTTTCGGCACTCGCCGGAAATTTCGGCTGATAAATAGTCAAGAGCACCCGCGTTTGTTCTGTATGACCGGTATGCATACGATGCTCGGCTTCCGCGAGTAGGCGCCGACCTTTGCGCGGGTCGTAGTTCAACGCCCGATGAAGTCGTTGCTTCGCCTCATCAGACCGCCCTGCGTCTAAAAAACAATAACCGGCGTTTTCCAGAGCATCGGCAACCTGTGGATGATCCGGGAGCAGCGCTGCGCGGCTAAACTGTTGTTGCGCCATTACATACTGCCCTAAACCACACAGAAACGCACCGTAATTATTCATCACGCTCCCGTTCGAAGGGCTCTGTCGCAACAACTGCTGATAACGTTTTTCAGCTGCTGCATTTTCACCAATTTGCTGTTCGTATAGCGCCATACCCAATTGGGTACGGTAGTCATCCGGGGCTGCTTTCAAAGCGCTGAGCAGGTTGCTATGCGCGACGTCGAACCGGCCACGCTCCAGATAGGCCAACCCCAGTTGCAAACGCGTCTGCGCCTGCGGCGAGAGTGAGTCTGTTTCTGCGGTGCTCACGCACCCGCCAATCATCACGCATACCACGGCCAAACCGCGCCGCCACCTTCCCTGCCGCCGTAAATTCATCTCTGACCATCCTTAGCCATTGTCTCTTGCCGAAGGGAGACGACCGCGGCTACAAAAGCCCGCCGCTATCACAGCATAGTATGATAAGCCCCTGAAATGTATTTATCATTAGTCCGACCCTGTCAGGCCAACCACGATCATACACTTTTAACGGCTATCGTATCCTTGATCATTTTTTTCTTCATCGTCCGCTTGGTGCGGTCAACGACTTCCCCGGCCAACTGTCCGCAGGCCGCATCGATGTCGTCGCCACGCGTTTTACGCACGATAGTGGTGAAGCCGTATTCCATCAATACCTTGGAGAAGCGGTCAACCCGGCTGTTGGAACTGCGCCCATACGGTGCGCCGGGGAACGGATTCCACGGGATCAGGTTGATCTTGCACGGCGTATCTTTCAGGCATTCCGCCAACTCATGCGCATGTTCCGTGCCGTCGTTGATGTGATCCAACATGACGTATTCGATGGTGACCCGCCCCTGATTGGCGTTGGATTTCTCCAGGTAGCGCCGCACTGCCGACAAAAAGGTTTCGATATTATATTTTTTGTTAATCGGCATGATTTCGTTACGAATTTCATCATTCGGCGCGTGCAGCGAGATCGCCAGTGCGACGTCGATCATGTCGCCCAGTTTATCCAGCGCAGGCACGACGCCGGAAGTCGAGAGCGTCACGCGACGCTTAGAAAGACCGAAGCCGAAATCGTCCAACATGATTTCCATCGCCGGCACCACGTTGGTCAGGTTCAGCAGCGGTTCGCCCATGCCCATCATCACGACGTTGGTGATAGGACGCTGCCCGGTGACTTTAGCCGCGCCGATAATTTTCGCCGCGCGCCATACCTGACCGATGATTTCAGAGACGCGCAGGTTACGGTTGAACCCTTGCTGCGCCGTTGAGCAAAACTTGCACTCCAACGCGCAACCGACCTGCGAAGATACGCACAGCGTTGCGCGTTCCTCTTCCGGGATGTAGACCGTTTCCACGCGCTGGCCATCGACTTGGATAGCCCACTTGATTGTGCCATCAGAGGAGCGCTGCTCATCGACCACGACAGGCGCGCGAATCTCAGCGATCTCCTGCAATTTAGTGCGTAACACCTTATTGATGTCAGTCATTTCGTTGAAATCATCGCAGCAGTAGTGATAGATCCACTTCATGACCTGATCGGCACGGAACGGCTTTTCTCCCATAGAGGCAAAAAAGGCGCGCATTTGCTGACGGTTAAGATCCAGCAGGTTGATT
It encodes:
- the pilW gene encoding type IV pilus biogenesis/stability protein PilW, whose amino-acid sequence is MNLRRQGRWRRGLAVVCVMIGGCVSTAETDSLSPQAQTRLQLGLAYLERGRFDVAHSNLLSALKAAPDDYRTQLGMALYEQQIGENAAAEKRYQQLLRQSPSNGSVMNNYGAFLCGLGQYVMAQQQFSRAALLPDHPQVADALENAGYCFLDAGRSDEAKQRLHRALNYDPRKGRRLLAEAEHRMHTGHTEQTRVLLTIYQPKFPASAESLWLQIRFAALAGDTDDAKRYGAMLARSFPQSKQYQQFLANEY
- the ispG gene encoding flavodoxin-dependent (E)-4-hydroxy-3-methylbut-2-enyl-diphosphate synthase, with the translated sequence MNNPAPITRRKSKRIYVGKVPVGDGAPIAVQSMTNTRTTNVEATVNQIKALERVGVDIVRVSVPTMDAAEAFKLIKQQVNVPLVADIHFDYRIALKVAEYGVDCLRINPGNIGNEERIRSVVDCARDNNIPIRIGVNAGSLEKDLQEKYGEPTPEALLESAMRHVDILDRLNFDQFKVSVKASDVFLAVQSYRLLASRIDQPLHLGITEAGGARSGAVKSAIGLGLLLSEGIGDTLRISLAADPVEEVKVGFDILKSLRIRARGINFIACPTCSRQEFDVIGTVNALEQRLEDIITPMDVSIIGCVVNGPGEALVSTLGVTGGNKKSGFYEDGVRQRERFDNEQMIDQLESKIRAKAAILNESNRITINVVDK
- a CDS encoding bifunctional tRNA (adenosine(37)-C2)-methyltransferase TrmG/ribosomal RNA large subunit methyltransferase RlmN, with protein sequence MSEQTVSPIANKSDAIAVKPTGTAKINLLDLNRQQMRAFFASMGEKPFRADQVMKWIYHYCCDDFNEMTDINKVLRTKLQEIAEIRAPVVVDEQRSSDGTIKWAIQVDGQRVETVYIPEEERATLCVSSQVGCALECKFCSTAQQGFNRNLRVSEIIGQVWRAAKIIGAAKVTGQRPITNVVMMGMGEPLLNLTNVVPAMEIMLDDFGFGLSKRRVTLSTSGVVPALDKLGDMIDVALAISLHAPNDEIRNEIMPINKKYNIETFLSAVRRYLEKSNANQGRVTIEYVMLDHINDGTEHAHELAECLKDTPCKINLIPWNPFPGAPYGRSSNSRVDRFSKVLMEYGFTTIVRKTRGDDIDAACGQLAGEVVDRTKRTMKKKMIKDTIAVKSV
- a CDS encoding YfgM family protein, encoding MEVYTTENEQVDALRRFLRENGKALAVGVVLGIGALVGWRFWQSHQDNSAMATSAAYQQASETLTTGKGTTAVEAFAAGNKNNYGALASLELAAHYAELKDFAKAEQQLTQALSQSNNDDLQTLINLRLARVQLAQKKADDALKTLDAIKTEGWGAMVADVRGDVLVSKGDNQGARSAYEKGIESQPPQGLQALLRMKLNNLSS
- the bamB gene encoding outer membrane protein assembly factor BamB, with the translated sequence MQLRKTLLVGLVSTALLSGCSLFDREEDVVKMSPLPQVENQFTPTKVWSRSIGSGTGEFYSNLRPAWQDSRVYAAERRGTVKALDLSNGEEKWKADLSEKTGLLSANRPALLSGGVSIAGNHVYVGSERAKMFALNAEDGSQVWETPVAGEVTSHPVVSDGVVLVHTGNGMLQALNEADGAVKWTVNLDMPALSVRGESAAATAFGAAIVGGDNGRVSAVMINQGQLIWQQRISQPSGATEIDRLNDVDTTPVIVGEVVYALGYHGNLTALDLRSGQVLWKRELGSVNDFIVDGDRIYLVDQDDRIVALSTNGGVSIWRQSELLYRNLTAPALYNGYLVVGDAEGYTHWVNTTDGRFVSQQKVDSSGFLSNPVVASDKLLIQAKGGEVYAFTR
- the hisS gene encoding histidine--tRNA ligase — translated: MAKNIQAIRGMNDYLPAETALWQRIEGSLKQVLASYGYSEIRTPIVEQTSLFKRAIGEVTDVVEKEMYTFEDRNGDSLTLRPENTASCVRAGIEHGILYNQEQRLWYTGPMFRHERPQKGRYRQFHQLGCEVFGLKGPDIDAEMIMMTARWWRELGIGEHVSLELNSIGSLEARARYREALIAFLEQHQDVLDEDCKRRMYTNPLRVLDSKNRDVQTLLNDAPVLTDYLDDESREHFDGLCELLTQASIPYKVNPRLVRGLDYYNRTVFEWVTTSLGSQGTVCGGGRYDGMVEQLGGSSTPAVGFAMGLERLALLVQTVNPEFKALPGVDVYVISSGAGTQSAAMLLAESLRDEMPGLKLMTNFGGGNFKKQFARADKSGARVALVLGENEVAAGQAVVKNLSSGEQETLAQADVAARLTTLLD
- the rodZ gene encoding cytoskeleton protein RodZ translates to MNTEANQDKTASPTVTPGERLRQARESLGLSQQLVAERLCLKVSTVREIEEDNTPAGLAPTFLRGYIRSYAKLVHLPEDELLPMLEKHVVASCASNVSPMQHLALGKSRKKRDGWLMTFTWLILLGVLGLTVAWWWQNHQAQQQEINSMVDHANATQTSQDGQPLDLSDGEPDSVVPDDSATSGAATEATPPADASSATTAMPTTNPPAPVAPVTPAPAQTASPAQPSPAPSSMAPAVETPAPSMPASNVLAMSFSADCWLEVVDSTGKKLFSGMQRNGGSLNLSGQPPYRLKIGAPAAVQIQYQGKPVDLSQYVRSNQVARLTLAGQ